Part of the Desulfolutivibrio sulfoxidireducens genome is shown below.
GGCTGGAGGCCGTGGTGGCCAGGCTGGAATCCGGGGAAACGACCCTGGAAAAGGGTGTGGCCCTGTTTAAGGAGGGCATGATGCTGGCCGCGTCCTGCCGCAAGCGCCTGGACGAGGCCCGGATGGAGATCACCCTGGCCCTGGCCGGCGGCGG
Proteins encoded:
- the xseB gene encoding exodeoxyribonuclease VII small subunit; translated protein: MSARREPFEKTLERLEAVVARLESGETTLEKGVALFKEGMMLAASCRKRLDEARMEITLALAGGGETPFESPEPDDGRSDTQEAPRVG